Proteins encoded by one window of Lathyrus oleraceus cultivar Zhongwan6 chromosome 1, CAAS_Psat_ZW6_1.0, whole genome shotgun sequence:
- the LOC127075490 gene encoding nuclear intron maturase 2, mitochondrial, whose amino-acid sequence MHRRRFTLFTLQLLTNNIPLRSLPTLTSLHSHHHRHLSSTTFRRPPPDPNDPSILLKEDGFSLCSQMWIDNFRHPDKIITNLSSFLRRFELWLLAYQKVTTDETGSYTPRSSIQRPQLEDLLALRNAVIDGNFKWGSRLKFHIKSPIDKTDYESLSKRKIKIILTTTQPTPFQDKIVQEVLLMILEPIYEPRFSSKSFAFRPGRTPHTVLRIIRRNFAGYLWYLKGDLSTLLDGVKVGLVINALMRDVRDKMVVDLLKSALVTPVVTSKVDDREKKKTKRKYQKKRILNEDEPKPDPYWLDTFFGFAPEEAEKVPNWGHCGVLSPLLVNIVLDELDRWLEGKMKEIYVPSKSDVIWNSPEGEAEQGNTSWPEFVPTSGPDKTRKMDFIRYGGHILIGVRGPRADAATLRKQLIEFCDQKLMVKLDNECLPIEHITKGIMFLDHVLCRRVVYPTLRYTATGGKIISEKGVGTLLSVTASLKQCIRQFRKLSFLKGDRDPDPQPCFRMFHATQAHTNAQMNKFLSTMVEWYRFADNRKKIVNFCSYIIRGSLAKLYAAKYKLRSRAKVYKIGARNLSRPLKEKKGQSPEYQNLLRMGLAESIDGLQYTRMSLVPETDYTPFPGNWRPDHEKSLLEYIKLEDPKTLEEQQSGIREQGLVTPQDYISMLVWNYKRNSLPMDHLSLIKSNESVLGNQHLLAVSNQDDHEHTSKEEETDAGMNEAQM is encoded by the coding sequence ATGCATCGACGCCGTTTCACTCTCTTCACCCTCCAACTCCTCACCAACAACATTCCCCTACGCTCACTCCCCACCTTAACTTCCCTACACTCTCACCACCACCGTCACCTCTCCTCCACCACCTTCCGCCGTCCACCACCTGACCCAAACGACCCTTCAATACTCCTCAAAGAAGACGGATTCTCCCTATGTTCCCAAATGTGGATCGACAATTTCCGTCACCCCGACAAAATCATCACCAACCTCTCCTCCTTCCTCCGCCGCTTCGAACTCTGGCTCCTCGCTTACCAAAAAGTCACCACCGACGAAACCGGTTCGTACACGCCGCGCAGTTCAATTCAACGACCTCAACTCGAAGACCTTCTCGCTCTTCGTAACGCTGTTATCGATGGTAATTTCAAATGGGGTTCGCGGCTTAAATTTCATATCAAATCACCTATTGATAAAACCGATTATGAATCGCTTTccaaaagaaaaatcaaaatcatattAACTACTACCCAGCCCACACCTTTTCAAGATAAAATTGTTCAGGAGGTTCTTTTGATGATCCTTGAACCTATTTATGAACCTAGGTTTTCGTCCAAGTCTTTCGCTTTTCGTCCTGGGAGGACGCCGCATACTGTTTTGAGAATTATTAGGAGGAACTTTGCTGGCTATTTGTGGTATTTGAAAGGTGATTTGAGTACTTTGTTGGATGGGGTGAAGGTAGGGTTAGTGATTAATGCTCTTATGAGAGATGTTAGGGATAAGATGGTTGTTGATTTGTTGAAATCCGCGTTGGTTACGCCGGTTGTAACAAGTAAGGTTGATGATAGAGAAAAGAAGAAGACAAAGAGGAAGTATCAGAAGAAGAGGATTTTGAATGAGGATGAACCTAAGCCTGATCCTTATTGGTTAGACACTTTTTTTGGATTTGCACCCGAGGAAGCTGAGAAGGTTCCGAATTGGGGTCATTGTGGAGTTTTGAGTCCTCTTTTGGTTAATATTGTTTTGGATGAGTTGGATCGTTGGTTGGAAGGGAAAATGAAGGAGATTTATGTTCCTTCCAAGAGTGATGTTATATGGAATAGTCCTGAAGGGGAAGCTGAACAGGGAAACACTTCTTGGCCGGAGTTTGTGCCTACCAGTGGACCTGATAAAACTAGGAAGATGGATTTTATAAGATATGGAGGTCATATCTTGATTGGTGTTCGGGGTCCTAGGGCGGACGCGGCTACATTGAGGAAGCAGTTGATTGAGTTTTGTGATCAGAAGTTGATGGTCAAGCTTGATAATGAGTGCCTTCCTATAGAACATATAACCAAAGGTATAATGTTTCTCGATCACGTGCTTTGTAGGAGGGTTGTTTATCCAACTCTTAGGTACACTGCAACTGGTGGTAAGATCATTAGTGAAAAGGGTGTTGGAACACTTTTGTCGGTCACGGCGAGCTTAAAGCAATGCATTAGGCAATTCAGAAAGTTGAGTTTTCTAAAGGGTGATAGGGATCCTGATCCCCAACCTTGTTTTAGGATGTTTCATGCCACTCAAGCTCACACCAATGCTCAAATGAACAAGTTTTTGTCAACCATGGTTGAATGGTATAGGTTTGCAGACAATAGGAAGAAGATTGTGAACTTCTGTTCTTACATCATAAGAGGCTCACTTGCAAAGCTTTACGCTGCTAAATACAAGCTTCGCTCGCGCGCAAAAGTGTATAAGATTGGTGCCCGAAATCTGAGCCGTCCACTGAAGGAGAAGAAAGGACAGTCTCCTGAGTATCAAAATTTGCTTAGGATGGGTCTTGCCGAATCAATCGACGGGCTTCAGTATACAAGGATGTCTCTCGTACCTGAGACAGATTACACCCCATTCCCTGGTAATTGGAGGCCTGACCATGAAAAGTCGTTGCTAGAATACATAAAGTTAGAAGATCCAAAGACTTTGGAGGAGCAACAGAGTGGCATCAGAGAACAAGGTCTTGTTACACCGCAAGATTACATTTCAATGCTTGTTTGGAATTACAAAAGGAACTCTCTTCCTATGGACCATCTCTCCTTAATAAAGAGCAATGAAAGTGTCTTAGGGAATCAACATTTGCTAGCTGTCTCAAACCAGGATGACCATGAACACACAAGCAAAGAGGAAGAAACTGATGCAGGGATGAATGAAGCACAGATGTAA